Proteins co-encoded in one Streptomyces sp. NBC_01283 genomic window:
- a CDS encoding TetR/AcrR family transcriptional regulator gives MARPRKPLLSRERIVETARALVDAEGLAAVSTRRLAAELGVSGPSLYNHFRTKDEILEAVADSVSAQVDLSMFEAADERDWRTALHDWAVSYRAALTLHPNIVPVLAGGPGRRPAGLRLADAVFGAMVDAGWPAGQATSIGALMRYFIMGSALGSFAGGFVDDETAYDPADYPHLGQAHLLAERQQKIDERAFETGLRALLDGLALQYAQVAAPTA, from the coding sequence ATGGCCCGACCGCGCAAGCCCCTCCTCAGCAGAGAACGCATCGTCGAGACGGCGCGCGCGCTCGTGGACGCCGAGGGCCTCGCCGCCGTCTCGACGCGCCGCCTCGCCGCCGAGCTCGGCGTCAGCGGGCCCTCGCTCTACAACCACTTCCGCACGAAGGACGAGATCCTGGAGGCGGTCGCGGACTCCGTGAGCGCCCAGGTCGACCTGTCGATGTTCGAGGCCGCCGACGAGCGGGACTGGCGGACGGCGCTGCACGACTGGGCCGTGTCGTACCGCGCGGCGCTCACCCTGCACCCCAACATCGTTCCGGTGCTCGCCGGCGGTCCCGGCCGCCGCCCGGCCGGACTGCGGCTCGCGGACGCGGTGTTCGGGGCGATGGTCGACGCGGGCTGGCCCGCCGGGCAGGCCACGTCGATCGGCGCGCTGATGCGGTACTTCATCATGGGTTCGGCGCTCGGGTCCTTCGCCGGCGGCTTCGTGGACGACGAGACCGCGTACGACCCGGCCGACTATCCGCACCTGGGCCAGGCCCACCTGCTGGCCGAGCGCCAGCAGAAGATCGACGAGCGGGCGTTCGAGACGGGCCTTCGCGCACTCCTCGACGGCCTCGCGCTCCAGTACGCGCAGGTCGCGGCGCCGACGGCCTGA
- a CDS encoding acyl-CoA dehydrogenase family protein, with the protein MNLELSEEQSAVRQLAKDFVAREIAPHVIEWDRAESVDRSIVKKLGEVGFLGLTVGEEYGGSGGDHLAYCLVTEELGRGDSSVRGIVSVSLGLVAKTIASWGNEEQKRQWLPGLTSGELVGCFGLTEPGTGSDAGNLATKAVREGGDFVINGSKTFITNGTWADVVLLFARTNDAPGHKGVSAFLVPTDTPGLTRRTIHGKLGLRGQATAELVLQDVRVPASAMMAPEGKGFSVAMSALAKGRMSVAAGCVGIAQAALDAAVTYATEREQFGKAIAGHQLVQELISDIAVDVDAARLLTWRVADLIDRGQPFTTESSKAKLFASEAAVRAANNALQVFGGYGYIDEYPAGKLLRDARVMTLYEGTSQIQKLVIGRALTGVSAF; encoded by the coding sequence ATGAACCTGGAGCTCAGCGAGGAGCAGTCCGCCGTCCGGCAACTGGCCAAGGACTTCGTGGCCCGCGAGATCGCGCCCCACGTCATCGAATGGGACCGTGCCGAGAGCGTGGACCGGTCGATCGTGAAGAAGCTCGGCGAGGTCGGCTTCCTCGGGCTCACCGTCGGCGAGGAGTACGGCGGGTCGGGCGGCGACCACCTCGCGTACTGCCTGGTGACCGAGGAGCTGGGGCGCGGCGACTCTTCCGTGCGCGGCATCGTGTCGGTCTCGCTGGGGCTCGTGGCCAAGACCATCGCGTCCTGGGGGAACGAGGAGCAGAAGCGGCAGTGGCTGCCCGGGCTCACCTCCGGTGAGCTCGTCGGCTGCTTCGGGCTCACCGAGCCGGGCACCGGGTCCGACGCGGGGAACCTCGCGACGAAGGCCGTGCGCGAGGGCGGCGACTTCGTCATCAACGGCTCCAAGACGTTCATCACGAACGGCACCTGGGCCGACGTCGTGCTGCTCTTCGCACGGACGAACGATGCCCCCGGACACAAGGGCGTCTCCGCCTTCCTCGTGCCGACCGACACCCCCGGCCTGACCCGCCGCACCATCCACGGCAAGCTCGGCCTGCGCGGTCAGGCCACCGCCGAGCTGGTCCTCCAGGACGTCCGCGTCCCGGCGTCGGCCATGATGGCGCCCGAGGGCAAGGGCTTCTCCGTCGCCATGTCGGCGCTCGCCAAGGGGCGGATGTCGGTCGCCGCCGGGTGCGTGGGCATCGCCCAGGCCGCCCTCGACGCGGCCGTGACGTACGCGACGGAGCGCGAGCAGTTCGGCAAGGCCATCGCGGGACACCAGCTCGTCCAGGAGCTGATCAGTGACATCGCGGTGGACGTGGACGCGGCGCGCCTGCTGACCTGGCGGGTCGCCGACCTCATCGACCGCGGGCAGCCCTTCACCACCGAGTCGTCCAAGGCCAAGCTGTTCGCCTCGGAGGCCGCGGTGCGCGCCGCCAACAACGCGCTCCAGGTCTTCGGCGGCTACGGCTACATCGACGAGTACCCCGCGGGCAAGCTGCTGCGCGACGCGCGCGTGATGACGCTCTACGAAGGCACGAGCCAGATCCAGAAGCTGGTCATCGGGCGGGCTCTGACCGGGGTCTCGGCGTTCTGA
- a CDS encoding YiaA/YiaB family inner membrane protein, whose protein sequence is MSETPVKQQSTTAYYGQAVASFAVALGATAVGIYSLDVSGWIRAFLAISVLYLTTSAFTLAKVVRDKQEAGQLVSRVDQARLEKILAEHDPFKPVV, encoded by the coding sequence ATGAGTGAGACACCGGTCAAGCAGCAGAGCACCACCGCCTACTACGGCCAGGCGGTCGCGTCGTTCGCCGTGGCGCTCGGCGCGACGGCGGTCGGCATCTACAGCCTCGACGTCAGCGGCTGGATCCGCGCCTTCCTCGCCATTTCCGTCCTGTACCTGACGACGTCCGCGTTCACCCTCGCCAAGGTGGTCAGGGACAAGCAGGAGGCGGGTCAGCTCGTCAGCCGCGTCGACCAGGCCCGCCTGGAGAAGATCCTCGCCGAACACGACCCGTTCAAGCCGGTGGTCTGA